The following are encoded in a window of Caldicellulosiruptor danielii genomic DNA:
- a CDS encoding Abi family protein — MSIEDLKPALTVEEQIKLLNSKGLVIKDEEFAKKVLSKISYYRLSGYWDSFLQKSDAFERFSEGISFEDIYHIYKFNQKLRYIIFEPIEEIEITFRTKVVNYFACTYGPLKYKELKYFENEQYHAEFLNEIEKAVKEQENKEKFVQHYLKRYNGEFPIWVIAEILSFGNMSKFYSNLKKDDRDKIFKEWIGFPSEYLKSWLKSLVLVRIYVLITGDYTEELSPFHQNLAKDKGYMLQTITRCLQFALL, encoded by the coding sequence ATGTCAATCGAAGATTTAAAACCAGCTCTTACTGTTGAAGAGCAAATAAAACTTCTAAATTCAAAAGGTTTAGTAATTAAAGATGAAGAGTTTGCCAAAAAAGTTTTATCAAAAATCAGTTATTACAGACTGAGCGGGTATTGGGATTCTTTCTTACAAAAAAGCGACGCTTTTGAACGATTCTCAGAAGGCATTTCTTTTGAAGACATCTATCACATATACAAATTCAATCAAAAATTGAGGTATATAATTTTTGAACCAATAGAAGAAATTGAAATAACTTTTCGAACAAAAGTGGTAAATTATTTTGCTTGTACATACGGTCCATTAAAGTATAAAGAACTAAAATATTTTGAAAATGAACAGTATCACGCAGAATTTCTAAATGAAATTGAAAAAGCTGTCAAAGAACAGGAAAATAAAGAAAAGTTTGTGCAGCATTATCTGAAAAGGTACAATGGGGAGTTTCCTATCTGGGTAATAGCAGAGATTTTATCATTCGGTAATATGTCTAAATTTTATTCTAATCTTAAAAAAGACGATAGAGATAAAATATTTAAAGAATGGATTGGTTTTCCATCGGAATATTTAAAAAGCTGGCTCAAAAGTTTAGTACTTGTGAGAATTTATGTGCTCATTACAGGAGATTATACAGAAGAACTTTCGCCTTTCCACCAAAACTTAGCAAAAGACAAAGGATATATGTTGCAAACAATAACTCGTTGTTTGCAATTTGCTTTGTTATGA
- a CDS encoding type II toxin-antitoxin system HicA family toxin, whose translation MSSKYPLLKPQEIIKALKKVGFREVTQKCSHLKLKRENPTRIVIILMHKSVKFFKLAVQ comes from the coding sequence ATGTCTTCAAAATATCCATTATTAAAGCCACAGGAAATAATAAAAGCGCTCAAGAAAGTTGGATTCAGGGAAGTGACACAAAAATGCAGTCATCTCAAGCTCAAGAGAGAGAATCCAACAAGGATTGTAATTATTCTAATGCATAAAAGTGTCAAATTTTTTAAACTTGCCGTGCAATAA
- a CDS encoding type II toxin-antitoxin system HicB family antitoxin: MLFTVIVNKEDNWYIAKCVENNVASQGKTIEEAIANLKEALELYYEGEEIQKPQMSPLITTIEVAV, encoded by the coding sequence ATGTTGTTCACAGTGATAGTAAACAAAGAGGACAACTGGTATATAGCTAAATGCGTAGAGAACAATGTAGCTTCACAGGGAAAAACCATCGAAGAAGCAATAGCCAACTTAAAAGAAGCTCTTGAACTCTATTATGAAGGGGAAGAAATACAAAAACCACAAATGTCACCACTGATAACTACTATAGAGGTGGCAGTATGA